The Flavobacteriales bacterium genome contains a region encoding:
- a CDS encoding FKBP-type peptidyl-prolyl cis-trans isomerase yields MDSVSYSLGISVANNLKSSGFETIETHAVASAFSDVFEGNEVKINEEDANMLIQEYFVELSQKKSQEAISAGQAFLDENGKKDGVTTTASGLQYEVLTNGTGATPVETDKVTVHYHGTLIDGTVFDSSVERGQPATFPVNGVIPGWVEALQLMNVGSKYKLYIPSDLAYGERGAGGSIGPNETLIFEVELLSIN; encoded by the coding sequence ATGGATTCGGTGAGCTATAGCTTGGGAATTAGTGTGGCAAACAACTTAAAAAGCAGTGGTTTTGAGACTATAGAAACTCATGCTGTTGCTTCTGCTTTTTCTGACGTTTTTGAAGGTAATGAGGTCAAAATAAATGAAGAAGATGCTAATATGCTGATTCAAGAATATTTTGTTGAGTTGTCTCAAAAGAAAAGTCAAGAGGCTATTTCTGCAGGTCAAGCATTCTTAGATGAAAACGGTAAAAAAGATGGTGTAACAACTACAGCTTCTGGATTACAATACGAAGTATTAACGAATGGTACAGGAGCAACTCCTGTTGAAACCGATAAGGTCACAGTTCACTATCACGGAACTCTTATAGACGGTACAGTTTTTGATAGTTCTGTAGAAAGAGGTCAGCCAGCTACTTTTCCAGTCAATGGTGTTATACCAGGTTGGGTAGAGGCTTTACAATTGATGAATGTAGGCTCAAAGTATAAATTGTATATCCCATCCGATTTGGCCTATGGTGAAAGAGGTGCGGGAGGTTCAATAGGACCTAATGAAACGCTTATTTTTGAAGTAGAACTATTGTCTATTAATTAA
- a CDS encoding DUF1295 domain-containing protein encodes MALINEIEKQGNFLFKYRGQFPIVLFILAIPFIYFTDSMCLQVEDNFTLAAIVLSSIGFVIRAYTIGTTPRGTSGRNTKEQVAEVLNSTGIYSVVRHPLYLGNYFMWIGIVFFTFNWYFVIIVSLLYYLYYERIMFAEERFLERKFGQDYLDWASNLPAFVPKLSQFKKSHIPFSIISVMRREYSGVLATVIGFVFVELIRNFFQENEILIPKMGWYILAITIVLSLILRTLKRSTSLLDEEGRS; translated from the coding sequence ATGGCGTTAATCAACGAAATAGAAAAACAAGGTAATTTTTTATTTAAATATAGAGGGCAATTTCCAATTGTCCTCTTTATTTTAGCTATTCCATTTATTTATTTCACAGATTCCATGTGTTTGCAGGTAGAAGATAATTTCACCCTGGCAGCCATAGTGTTATCTAGTATAGGTTTTGTCATTAGGGCTTATACTATTGGCACTACTCCAAGAGGTACTTCTGGTAGAAATACTAAAGAACAAGTGGCTGAAGTACTTAATAGCACTGGCATATATTCTGTGGTACGCCACCCTTTGTATTTAGGCAATTATTTTATGTGGATCGGTATCGTATTTTTTACCTTCAACTGGTATTTCGTAATTATAGTAAGTCTGTTATATTATCTTTATTATGAACGCATTATGTTTGCTGAAGAACGTTTTTTAGAACGTAAATTTGGGCAAGACTATCTAGATTGGGCGAGTAATTTACCAGCATTTGTGCCTAAATTATCTCAATTTAAAAAAAGCCATATCCCATTTTCAATAATAAGTGTAATGAGACGAGAATATTCGGGGGTATTAGCCACAGTAATTGGTTTTGTATTTGTTGAATTAATTAGAAATTTCTTTCAAGAAAATGAGATTCTTATTCCAAAAATGGGCTGGTATATATTAGCTATTACTATTGTACTCAGTTTGATTCTTAGAACCCTGAAAAGAAGCACCTCATTGTTAGATGAGGAGGGTCGCTCTTAA
- a CDS encoding nucleoside-diphosphate kinase: MATNRTFTMIKPEAVENGHIGAILERINAAGFTIVAMKKTALTSEKAGEFYAVHKERPFYGELVDYMSSGPIVAAILEKENAVADFRTLIGATDPSEAAEGTIRSEFAESKAKNAVHGSDSDENAAIEGDFFFSAEERF; the protein is encoded by the coding sequence ATGGCAACAAATAGAACCTTTACAATGATTAAGCCCGAAGCTGTAGAAAATGGACACATCGGAGCTATTTTAGAACGAATTAATGCTGCTGGCTTTACTATTGTGGCAATGAAAAAAACAGCTCTTACTTCTGAAAAAGCAGGAGAATTTTATGCCGTTCATAAAGAACGCCCATTCTATGGAGAACTAGTTGACTACATGAGCTCTGGACCTATTGTAGCTGCTATTCTAGAAAAAGAAAATGCTGTTGCCGATTTTAGAACGCTTATTGGCGCGACTGATCCATCTGAAGCTGCTGAAGGTACTATTCGTAGTGAATTTGCAGAAAGCAAAGCTAAAAATGCTGTTCATGGCTCTGACTCTGATGAAAATGCTGCTATTGAAGGTGACTTCTTCTTTTCAGCAGAAGAAAGATTCTAA
- a CDS encoding helix-turn-helix transcriptional regulator: MTRAEIKKILLDGPEYWIEGVNGMLYHHIVSFMESNSMNKKQMAEYLGISAGRLSQILNDESNFRLETLVNLALKLNLYPDFKLVDKSVFLDDLDDTSKSFSISFANLSPEENAVKVYPSLEVA; this comes from the coding sequence ATGACTAGAGCTGAAATTAAAAAAATACTATTAGATGGTCCAGAGTATTGGATTGAAGGTGTGAATGGTATGCTTTACCATCATATTGTATCCTTTATGGAGTCTAATAGCATGAATAAAAAACAAATGGCTGAGTATTTGGGTATTAGTGCTGGTCGTTTATCTCAAATTCTTAACGATGAAAGTAATTTCCGTTTGGAGACTTTAGTAAACTTAGCTCTTAAGCTGAACTTATACCCAGACTTTAAACTGGTGGATAAGTCAGTATTTTTAGATGACTTAGATGATACTTCAAAATCGTTTAGTATTTCGTTTGCAAACCTATCGCCAGAAGAAAATGCTGTAAAAGTTTATCCCTCACTAGAAGTAGCATGA
- a CDS encoding tetratricopeptide repeat protein, giving the protein MEKKVIFVAQILIKMAKKKDKTEEQFAAVEETLTRTEQWVESNQKTLSTIVFTIVGVIALFLAYDKFYLEPVNEEAQQELFKSVTYFEADSFNLALYGVNGEYGLLDIIDEYGSSDAANLANYYAGISFLNMGDNESAIDYLNDFSSDDEVVSSIAFGSIGDAYMNMGEFDDAINFWTKAAFNSENNFTAPIYLKRAAMALEEDGNIDRALEYYSTIQKDYSESDEARDIDKFITRAQLKQ; this is encoded by the coding sequence ATGGAAAAAAAGGTTATTTTTGTGGCTCAAATTTTAATAAAAATGGCAAAGAAGAAAGATAAAACTGAAGAACAATTCGCAGCAGTAGAGGAAACGTTAACTAGAACTGAACAATGGGTAGAGAGTAATCAAAAGACTTTATCTACAATTGTTTTTACAATAGTTGGAGTTATTGCTTTATTCTTAGCCTACGACAAGTTTTACCTAGAACCTGTAAATGAAGAGGCTCAACAAGAACTTTTTAAAAGTGTTACTTATTTCGAAGCAGACTCTTTTAACTTAGCTCTATATGGAGTAAATGGCGAATATGGTCTACTTGATATTATTGATGAATATGGTTCAAGCGATGCCGCTAATCTTGCGAATTATTATGCTGGTATATCTTTTCTAAATATGGGTGACAATGAAAGTGCCATAGATTATTTAAACGACTTTTCAAGTGATGATGAAGTTGTATCTTCAATTGCTTTTGGAAGTATTGGAGATGCCTATATGAATATGGGAGAGTTTGACGATGCTATCAATTTCTGGACTAAAGCTGCTTTCAATAGCGAAAACAATTTCACTGCACCAATTTATCTTAAAAGAGCGGCAATGGCTCTTGAGGAAGATGGTAATATTGATAGAGCATTAGAATACTATTCAACTATACAAAAAGACTATTCAGAATCAGACGAAGCTAGAGACATTGATAAGTTCATTACTCGAGCTCAATTGAAACAATAA
- a CDS encoding bifunctional oligoribonuclease/PAP phosphatase NrnA translates to MKATELNQLKVFLSEPRKVVITTHKGPDGDAMGSSLALYNYLLKKGHSVHVITPNDYPSFLNWMKGDEDVIEYCFHEEKAKKITESAELIFCLDFNTLSRIDTYAPIVERSNALKVLIDHHQQPDTFDFNFSDTSACSTAQLIFEFFELLEDTDEIDQDIAECLYAGIMTDTGNFRFNSVSSKTHQVVSFLMEKGARNDWVYDKIHDNNSVDRLKLLGYCLSEKMEVLTDLGVAIITLTQEELQRFNFKKGDTEGVVNYALSIEGVNVAAFMVERDGIIKISFRSKGDISVNQLARDHFNGGGHINAAGGAASTIEEAITTFKRIITNYINN, encoded by the coding sequence ATGAAAGCAACAGAATTAAATCAGTTAAAAGTCTTTTTGTCGGAACCAAGAAAGGTTGTTATTACCACTCACAAAGGACCAGATGGTGATGCTATGGGCTCTTCTTTAGCACTATACAATTACCTTCTTAAAAAAGGTCATTCGGTTCATGTTATTACTCCTAATGATTATCCTAGTTTTTTAAATTGGATGAAAGGCGATGAAGATGTTATAGAATATTGTTTTCATGAAGAAAAAGCTAAAAAAATTACTGAATCGGCAGAGTTAATTTTCTGTTTGGACTTCAATACTTTAAGCAGAATTGACACCTATGCACCAATAGTTGAACGTTCAAATGCATTAAAAGTATTGATTGACCACCATCAGCAACCCGATACTTTTGATTTTAATTTTTCAGATACATCAGCTTGTTCTACGGCTCAATTGATTTTTGAGTTTTTTGAATTGCTAGAAGATACAGATGAAATAGATCAAGATATCGCTGAATGTTTATACGCTGGTATCATGACTGATACAGGTAATTTTAGATTCAATTCGGTGAGTTCTAAAACCCATCAAGTCGTTAGCTTTTTAATGGAAAAAGGCGCAAGAAACGATTGGGTTTATGATAAAATACACGATAATAATTCAGTTGATAGATTGAAGTTGTTGGGGTATTGCTTGAGTGAAAAGATGGAGGTATTGACTGATTTAGGAGTTGCAATCATAACTTTAACTCAAGAAGAATTACAACGATTTAATTTTAAGAAAGGTGATACTGAGGGTGTCGTCAATTATGCCTTATCAATAGAAGGTGTTAATGTCGCTGCCTTTATGGTCGAACGTGATGGAATAATTAAGATATCGTTTCGTTCTAAAGGAGATATTTCTGTCAATCAATTAGCTAGAGATCACTTTAACGGAGGAGGGCATATCAATGCCGCAGGAGGTGCTGCTTCTACTATCGAAGAAGCCATTACAACATTTAAAAGAATAATTACTAACTATATTAATAACTAA
- a CDS encoding 6,7-dimethyl-8-ribityllumazine synthase yields the protein MATVNKNLSNYDFSLVPSARGMKFGIAVAEWNENITEGLFKGALDALLNCGCQESNIIRKNVPGSFELPLAAQFFFESTEVDAVICLGSVIQGETKHFDFVCQTTALGIKDVSLKYNKPVIFGVLTDNTMQQAIDRSGGKHGNKGTEAAISAIKMVNLSSQF from the coding sequence ATGGCTACAGTTAATAAAAATTTATCCAATTACGATTTCAGCTTAGTTCCTTCTGCTAGAGGTATGAAGTTTGGAATTGCTGTTGCCGAATGGAACGAAAATATTACTGAGGGTTTGTTCAAAGGGGCTTTGGACGCCTTATTAAATTGTGGTTGCCAAGAAAGTAATATTATCAGAAAAAACGTTCCAGGTAGTTTTGAGCTTCCTTTGGCAGCTCAATTCTTTTTTGAATCAACTGAAGTAGATGCCGTCATTTGTTTAGGAAGTGTAATTCAAGGAGAAACTAAACACTTTGACTTTGTATGCCAAACTACAGCTTTGGGTATAAAAGATGTATCGCTTAAGTACAATAAACCTGTAATTTTTGGTGTACTTACTGACAACACTATGCAACAAGCTATTGACCGCTCTGGAGGAAAGCACGGCAATAAAGGTACTGAGGCTGCCATAAGTGCTATAAAGATGGTCAATTTATCATCTCAATTCTAG
- a CDS encoding DUF721 domain-containing protein, giving the protein MKRKSNQQSLGEVIQDFLKQSGWERKLDEVKIMTQWDKVLGPNLAKYTEEVFIQNKKLHIRLNSSTLRQELSYKKSEIVKDLNAAVGKEVINDIILK; this is encoded by the coding sequence TTGAAAAGGAAGAGTAATCAGCAATCTCTAGGAGAGGTTATCCAAGATTTTTTAAAACAAAGTGGTTGGGAGCGTAAACTCGATGAAGTTAAAATAATGACGCAATGGGACAAGGTTTTAGGACCTAATTTGGCTAAATATACCGAGGAAGTCTTTATTCAAAATAAAAAATTACATATTCGTTTAAATTCTTCCACTTTAAGGCAAGAGCTTTCTTATAAGAAGTCCGAAATCGTTAAAGACTTAAATGCTGCAGTTGGAAAAGAAGTGATTAACGATATCATTTTAAAATAA
- a CDS encoding DNA replication/repair protein RecF: protein MYLEKLSVLNFKNHSDSRLNFNPNINCFVGNNGSGKTNLLDAIHYLSFTKSFFIKQDSMNVLYDQAFMTIEGVFEKDNKTELVQCAFKTEGKKVVKRNKKKYDKLAEHIGLFPLVMVSPTDNELLLSGSDVRRKYMDSVISQFDKEYLNTLIAYNKLILQRNALLKSSDSNIANLSNLSLYDEQLSPLAHIIFEKRQLFLNQLAPIFLNYYKAISNTSEQVTIHYDSQLSEKNFLDLCQQNSEKDRLVKFTSVGVHKDDLIFYLNGYPVKRVGSQGQQKTYLLALKLAQFDFMQEALGYKPMLLLDDVFDKLDDNRVEHLMKLVDQHHFGQIFVTDTHPERSKQIFNKINADYKLFHIKNGAIEKEE from the coding sequence ATGTATTTAGAGAAATTATCTGTTTTAAATTTTAAAAATCATTCCGATAGTCGTTTAAATTTTAACCCAAATATCAATTGTTTTGTGGGTAATAATGGCTCTGGAAAGACTAATTTACTAGATGCTATTCATTATTTGTCTTTTACCAAAAGCTTCTTCATCAAACAGGATAGTATGAATGTGCTTTACGACCAAGCTTTTATGACTATCGAGGGGGTTTTTGAAAAAGATAATAAAACGGAATTAGTACAATGTGCTTTTAAGACTGAAGGAAAAAAAGTAGTTAAGCGCAACAAAAAGAAATACGATAAATTGGCTGAGCATATCGGATTATTTCCTCTTGTAATGGTTTCACCAACCGATAACGAATTGTTATTGTCAGGTAGTGATGTGAGAAGAAAATACATGGATAGTGTTATTTCTCAATTTGATAAGGAATACCTTAATACATTAATAGCTTACAATAAGTTGATTTTGCAAAGAAATGCGCTTTTGAAATCTTCAGATTCAAATATCGCTAATCTATCTAACTTGTCATTGTATGATGAACAATTATCACCACTAGCTCATATCATTTTCGAGAAAAGGCAATTATTTTTAAATCAGTTAGCTCCTATTTTTCTAAATTATTACAAAGCTATTTCTAACACCAGTGAGCAAGTGACTATACATTACGATTCTCAACTATCCGAAAAGAATTTTCTTGATTTATGTCAACAAAACTCAGAAAAAGACAGATTAGTTAAATTCACTTCAGTCGGTGTACATAAAGATGATTTAATATTTTACCTAAATGGTTATCCTGTAAAGCGAGTTGGCTCTCAAGGTCAACAAAAAACATATTTACTTGCACTCAAACTAGCACAATTTGATTTCATGCAAGAAGCATTGGGCTACAAGCCGATGCTACTTTTAGACGATGTTTTCGATAAGTTAGATGACAATAGGGTAGAGCATCTTATGAAGTTAGTTGATCAACACCATTTTGGTCAAATATTCGTCACGGATACCCATCCTGAACGTTCCAAGCAAATCTTTAATAAGATTAATGCCGATTACAAATTGTTTCACATAAAAAACGGAGCTATTGAAAAGGAAGAGTAA
- a CDS encoding methyltransferase domain-containing protein yields the protein MNLFEKNININRQSWEDRTAVHLKSKFYDLEAFKKNPMSLKSFELEGLGEVKGKSLLHLQCHFGQDSLSWARKGAKVTAVDFSPSAIKAAKALSEELDIEAEFIESNVLTLDLKQEFDVVFMSYGTLGWLPELKQWGAVVAKHLKQGGTFFIAEFHPVLDILDEKTQFGYFFDENTPTIKEVGSYTDGGEDMTTEYCWWNHSLSEIFVALESNGLKLQSFAEFDYSPYYIKGTIKRQEGQYVLENRAKQSLPYVFTLKATKK from the coding sequence ATGAATTTATTTGAAAAAAACATTAATATCAATCGCCAATCTTGGGAAGACAGAACCGCTGTTCATTTGAAGTCTAAATTTTATGATTTAGAAGCCTTTAAAAAGAACCCTATGTCCTTGAAGTCGTTTGAGTTGGAGGGGCTTGGTGAGGTAAAAGGAAAATCCTTATTGCATCTACAATGCCATTTCGGACAAGATAGTTTGTCCTGGGCAAGAAAAGGTGCCAAAGTAACTGCCGTAGATTTTTCACCTTCTGCTATAAAAGCAGCTAAAGCACTTTCTGAAGAATTGGATATAGAGGCTGAATTTATAGAATCTAACGTCTTAACACTAGACTTAAAACAAGAATTCGATGTGGTGTTTATGTCTTATGGTACATTAGGTTGGTTACCCGAGCTCAAACAATGGGGAGCAGTTGTTGCCAAACACCTTAAACAAGGCGGTACATTTTTTATTGCTGAGTTTCACCCTGTCTTGGATATATTAGATGAAAAAACACAATTTGGCTATTTTTTCGATGAAAATACACCCACTATTAAAGAAGTTGGTAGCTATACCGATGGCGGAGAAGATATGACTACCGAATATTGTTGGTGGAATCACTCACTATCAGAAATATTTGTTGCTTTAGAATCTAACGGTTTGAAGTTGCAATCCTTTGCTGAGTTTGATTATTCTCCTTATTACATTAAAGGTACTATCAAACGCCAAGAAGGTCAATATGTTTTAGAAAATAGAGCCAAGCAATCTTTGCCTTATGTGTTTACACTGAAAGCAACTAAGAAATAG
- a CDS encoding helix-turn-helix transcriptional regulator has protein sequence MKSPKDKNHIQLYIGKRIKRIREEKGVPQQVLAAQCNMEKSNLSRLESGRSNPTYYTLYKISFYLNIPLSNLTELKENR, from the coding sequence TTGAAATCACCAAAAGACAAAAATCATATACAATTGTATATAGGTAAAAGAATTAAAAGGATTCGTGAAGAAAAGGGAGTACCACAACAGGTATTAGCGGCACAATGCAATATGGAAAAGTCTAATTTGAGTCGCCTAGAATCTGGTCGTTCAAACCCTACTTATTATACCTTGTATAAAATATCATTTTATCTTAATATTCCACTTTCAAATCTTACAGAACTGAAAGAAAATAGGTAA